The Fervidibacillus albus genome contains a region encoding:
- a CDS encoding MgtC/SapB family protein — protein MDMDLLLKFGLSTVLGLIIGLEREMKRKPVGLKTSLVISIVSCLLTVVSIESAYKATGSESGVSITMDPLRLAAQIVSGIGFLGAGVILRRGNDTISNLTTAAIIWGAAGIGIAVGAGFYTEAIVGVILIIISVEFLPFVMTFIGPKQLREKEVSLEIVVAEKKNIESVIDTIDEKKVSIYKLRIRDLKDGNHAIYVKVGIHFKMKTTDFYYLLSHIEGVKHVDLDRID, from the coding sequence ATAGATATGGATTTATTATTAAAATTCGGTTTGTCGACTGTTTTAGGATTAATCATCGGCTTAGAAAGGGAAATGAAACGAAAACCGGTCGGATTGAAAACAAGCCTCGTCATTTCCATCGTATCTTGTTTGCTGACCGTCGTTTCCATCGAGTCCGCATATAAGGCGACCGGATCCGAATCCGGAGTCTCCATCACGATGGATCCGTTACGTCTGGCGGCACAAATTGTTTCCGGGATTGGTTTTTTAGGGGCAGGAGTCATTTTACGAAGGGGTAACGATACAATCTCTAATTTAACAACAGCGGCGATCATTTGGGGAGCAGCAGGAATCGGCATTGCCGTCGGAGCTGGTTTTTACACAGAAGCGATCGTAGGCGTGATTCTCATTATCATCAGTGTCGAATTCCTCCCGTTTGTCATGACGTTCATCGGACCGAAACAACTAAGGGAAAAGGAAGTTTCATTAGAAATTGTCGTTGCGGAGAAAAAGAACATTGAAAGTGTTATCGATACGATCGATGAAAAAAAAGTATCCATTTACAAACTTCGCATTCGAGATTTAAAGGACGGTAATCACGCCATTTATGTAAAAGTCGGTATCCATTTTAAAATGAAAACAACGGATTTTTATTATTTACTTTCTCATATCGAAGGGGTGAAACATGTGGATTTGGATCGAATTGACTAA
- a CDS encoding sensor histidine kinase has translation MNRSKWKVELFPREFGLFPYVFLSYLLFPIISISLSVGFKRMIGFLLLVVFFISYRKLFFNQSGKQFTFWIIIQMVIVYIFTFFYYHFLFLLGFFPGNFIGWYEKDHQFKRAIIGYFVFSFLLVIYFFFQYPMEKNLYYVPNIIAMMLSPFAVRSFFKRIELEKQLTKANQRIEELVKREERVRIARDLHDTLGHTLSLITLKSQLLQKMLHKNLDRVKQEAKDIENISRAALRETRKIISNMRAMKVSEALLSIEQMFLHAGIKFFVEGDEYFKNTSIFIQNLISLCLKEAATNIVKHSNASICHIVIQKKDGFFSINICDNGIGFNESVQEGNGLKGIRERLSLINGSARFENGNRGALVQLKVPIIMKEYKGE, from the coding sequence ATGAATCGATCTAAATGGAAGGTTGAACTGTTTCCAAGAGAGTTTGGATTATTTCCGTATGTTTTTCTAAGTTATTTACTATTCCCAATCATTTCTATTTCCTTATCGGTCGGCTTTAAAAGAATGATTGGGTTTCTTCTTCTCGTCGTTTTTTTCATCTCATATCGAAAACTATTTTTCAATCAATCGGGAAAACAATTCACCTTTTGGATTATTATACAAATGGTAATCGTCTATATTTTTACTTTTTTCTATTATCATTTTTTATTTCTACTTGGTTTTTTCCCTGGGAACTTTATCGGTTGGTATGAAAAAGATCACCAATTTAAACGAGCGATTATAGGATACTTCGTTTTTAGCTTCCTACTAGTTATCTATTTTTTCTTTCAATATCCGATGGAAAAAAACCTCTATTATGTGCCAAATATTATCGCCATGATGTTGTCACCCTTCGCAGTCCGATCCTTTTTTAAAAGAATTGAATTGGAAAAACAACTGACGAAAGCAAATCAACGGATCGAAGAACTTGTCAAAAGGGAAGAACGCGTACGAATTGCCCGCGATCTTCACGACACACTCGGGCACACATTATCCCTTATTACATTAAAAAGTCAATTACTTCAAAAAATGCTTCATAAAAATTTGGATCGGGTCAAACAAGAAGCCAAAGATATTGAAAACATCTCACGTGCAGCTTTAAGAGAAACCAGAAAAATCATCTCAAATATGCGGGCAATGAAAGTTTCAGAAGCACTCCTTTCCATTGAACAAATGTTTCTTCATGCTGGAATTAAGTTTTTTGTTGAGGGAGACGAATATTTTAAAAACACCTCTATATTTATACAAAATTTGATTAGTTTATGTTTAAAGGAGGCTGCCACAAATATTGTTAAACATAGCAATGCTTCCATTTGTCATATTGTTATTCAGAAAAAGGACGGTTTTTTTTCAATAAATATTTGTGATAATGGAATCGGATTTAACGAGTCTGTTCAAGAAGGAAATGGGCTAAAGGGAATCAGAGAGCGGTTATCCTTAATTAATGGTTCCGCTCGGTTTGAAAATGGAAACAGGGGAGCATTGGTGCAATTGAAAGTTCCAATTATAATGAAGGAATATAAGGGAGAATGA
- a CDS encoding ABC transporter permease encodes MKMIKKQCQMEIIRILRDPYYIFWSLFMPIVFYTIFTKIFTNNIPNPKLWHAHYLMSMTTFSVMGSAIMNLGIRMVEENQKGWATFIRVTPLSNAVYFFSKMIAQTVIHILSVVVIFTAGIIINKVILSFDQWLFSALWIIIASFPFLAIGTLIGHMKNINAATALSNILYLLLAFIGGMWMPIEVIPESVKKISQWLPSFHYGNGAWEMVRGNSPEWNNVFILLVYFIVFIILSIYRRKKLVNS; translated from the coding sequence ATGAAAATGATCAAAAAACAATGTCAGATGGAAATCATTCGGATATTGCGTGATCCTTATTATATTTTTTGGTCACTTTTTATGCCGATCGTTTTTTATACGATTTTCACAAAAATATTTACGAATAACATACCTAATCCAAAACTATGGCATGCCCATTATTTAATGTCAATGACAACCTTTAGTGTCATGGGTTCTGCGATTATGAATTTAGGGATTCGAATGGTAGAAGAAAATCAAAAGGGATGGGCCACTTTTATCCGTGTTACTCCACTTTCAAATGCAGTGTATTTTTTCTCGAAAATGATTGCTCAAACGGTAATTCACATTCTTTCCGTTGTTGTTATTTTCACAGCAGGAATCATTATTAATAAAGTAATCCTATCTTTTGACCAATGGCTGTTCAGTGCCCTTTGGATTATTATTGCCTCATTTCCTTTTTTAGCCATTGGAACGTTGATCGGCCATATGAAAAATATTAATGCTGCAACTGCCCTTAGTAACATTTTATACTTGTTACTCGCCTTTATCGGAGGAATGTGGATGCCCATCGAAGTAATCCCCGAGTCTGTTAAAAAAATTAGTCAATGGCTTCCGTCCTTTCATTACGGAAATGGTGCATGGGAAATGGTTCGTGGAAATTCCCCTGAATGGAACAATGTGTTCATTTTGCTTGTATACTTTATCGTGTTTATAATACTATCAATTTATAGAAGAAAGAAATTAGTAAACTCGTAG
- a CDS encoding N-acetylmuramoyl-L-alanine amidase produces the protein MVKIFIDPGHGGSDPGAVGNGLLEKNINLKIARKISQMLVNEYEGVSVRMSRTGDQTVSLTERTNNANGWGADYYLSIHVNAGGGTGFESFVYTTVSTRTKNLQKIIHEQVLKQVDFRNRGMKQANFHVLRETKMSALLTENGFIDNPVDAAKLKSDAFLEKIARGHVNGLVNAFQLKKKQAPPTENEQVEWYKVQIGAFREKKNADALAERAKKAGFDVYIVKE, from the coding sequence GTGGTGAAAATATTTATCGATCCCGGTCACGGAGGGTCTGATCCTGGTGCGGTTGGCAATGGTTTATTAGAAAAAAATATCAATTTAAAAATTGCAAGGAAAATATCCCAAATGTTAGTCAATGAATATGAAGGTGTATCAGTACGAATGAGCCGAACGGGGGATCAAACCGTTAGCTTAACGGAACGGACAAACAACGCAAACGGTTGGGGTGCTGACTATTATCTATCCATTCACGTGAATGCGGGTGGCGGAACCGGTTTTGAAAGTTTTGTTTATACTACTGTTTCAACGCGGACAAAAAATCTTCAAAAAATCATTCATGAACAAGTTTTAAAACAGGTGGATTTTCGAAATCGGGGAATGAAACAGGCTAATTTTCATGTGTTAAGGGAAACGAAAATGAGTGCATTATTAACGGAAAACGGTTTTATCGACAATCCAGTTGATGCCGCTAAATTGAAAAGTGATGCATTTTTAGAAAAAATCGCTCGGGGACATGTAAACGGACTTGTTAATGCTTTTCAACTAAAGAAAAAACAAGCGCCACCAACTGAAAACGAACAAGTTGAATGGTACAAAGTGCAGATCGGAGCTTTTCGTGAAAAGAAAAATGCCGATGCGCTGGCGGAAAGAGCAAAAAAGGCTGGATTTGATGTATATATTGTCAAGGAATAA
- a CDS encoding holin, whose protein sequence is MFELAFLISIVTALTEVVKRFGWVKKNYLPAVSLIFGMVASFTYVNAETIREKVMYGLIIGLSASGLFDQTKMITKKDEIPTNGK, encoded by the coding sequence GTGTTTGAGCTTGCGTTTTTAATTTCCATCGTCACCGCTTTAACGGAAGTCGTGAAGCGGTTTGGCTGGGTGAAGAAAAATTATTTACCTGCTGTATCGTTAATTTTCGGAATGGTTGCCAGTTTCACTTATGTAAATGCAGAAACGATTCGGGAAAAAGTAATGTACGGTTTGATTATCGGATTATCCGCATCAGGACTTTTCGATCAAACAAAAATGATTACGAAAAAAGATGAAATACCCACAAATGGCAAGTAA
- a CDS encoding isochorismate synthase, giving the protein MSDLDIFVHFQRAVQAGKKRADQLKKGVLVSIVEKIDVDPLECLEKNIQDQEEANFFWKNPHMNFQLAGIGSLKMIQVKEENRFDNVRQQWKELVQHAVIHNPFSLQGTGPLLFGSFSFQPMREQSDSRWNKFKNGLFYLPKFMVTKHDEDTFLTTNVFCFPDKPCTIDALINTREQFFTNDIKKSPFHSFDPPMIKNENDEKWIENVTKAVQLLNENYVEKVVLARELRLAFQDKRSFLFVLNQLIEQQNNNYIFSISHDGDHFLGATPERLVRKEGNRIFSACVAGSAPSGKTNQEKEEMKRELLNDQKNLGEHAFVVEMIDGIFRKYCEDVRIPKQPIIMENRDILHLYTPVEGVLSKKDTSIFHIVESLHPTPAMGGTPRERAIPLINDLELFERGLYAAPIGWVDIESNGEFVVAIRSGLLQGKEASIFAGCGIVKDSDPRKEFEETNIKFRPMLRALGGFDVESST; this is encoded by the coding sequence ATGTCGGATTTGGATATTTTTGTTCATTTCCAAAGGGCTGTACAAGCAGGCAAAAAAAGGGCGGATCAGTTGAAAAAGGGGGTCCTCGTTAGCATCGTTGAGAAAATAGATGTGGACCCACTCGAATGTTTGGAAAAAAATATACAAGATCAAGAAGAGGCTAATTTTTTTTGGAAAAATCCCCATATGAATTTCCAATTAGCTGGGATCGGTTCGCTGAAAATGATTCAAGTAAAGGAAGAGAATCGGTTCGACAATGTAAGACAACAATGGAAAGAACTTGTTCAGCATGCGGTAATTCATAATCCTTTTTCTTTGCAAGGGACAGGCCCGTTGCTTTTCGGTAGTTTTTCCTTTCAACCGATGAGAGAACAGAGCGATTCAAGATGGAATAAATTTAAAAATGGTCTGTTTTATTTGCCAAAATTTATGGTGACAAAACACGATGAAGATACATTTTTAACGACGAACGTATTTTGTTTCCCAGACAAACCGTGTACAATAGATGCGTTGATCAATACTAGGGAACAATTTTTCACAAACGATATAAAGAAATCTCCCTTTCATTCCTTTGATCCGCCGATGATAAAAAATGAAAATGACGAAAAATGGATTGAAAATGTAACAAAGGCCGTACAGTTGTTGAATGAAAATTATGTTGAAAAAGTTGTGTTGGCAAGGGAATTACGATTAGCCTTCCAAGATAAACGGTCTTTTTTATTTGTGTTAAATCAATTGATTGAACAACAAAATAATAATTACATTTTCTCCATATCCCATGATGGAGATCATTTTTTGGGGGCGACACCGGAAAGACTCGTACGGAAGGAAGGAAATCGTATTTTTTCTGCATGCGTGGCAGGATCCGCTCCGTCGGGGAAAACAAATCAAGAAAAAGAGGAAATGAAAAGAGAATTGTTAAACGATCAAAAAAACTTAGGGGAACATGCTTTTGTTGTTGAGATGATCGACGGGATTTTTCGAAAATATTGTGAGGATGTTCGTATACCGAAACAGCCAATCATTATGGAAAATCGAGATATCCTCCATTTATATACGCCGGTAGAAGGGGTTCTTTCTAAGAAGGATACATCGATCTTTCATATCGTTGAAAGCTTACACCCGACGCCGGCGATGGGGGGAACACCTCGAGAAAGGGCGATTCCTCTGATTAATGATTTAGAACTGTTTGAACGGGGACTGTATGCCGCACCGATCGGCTGGGTGGATATTGAATCGAATGGAGAATTTGTCGTCGCTATTCGTTCCGGACTACTTCAAGGAAAGGAGGCATCGATTTTCGCTGGTTGTGGAATTGTGAAAGATTCTGATCCGCGAAAAGAATTTGAAGAGACGAATATAAAATTTCGCCCAATGTTAAGGGCACTAGGAGGTTTCGATGTTGAGTCATCAACGTGA
- a CDS encoding ABC transporter ATP-binding protein, whose translation MESVVTVKNVSKKFHGKQVVNHVSFTIQKGEIVAILGPNGAGKTTTMRMLLGLLLPTTGSATIFNSQPTQLKVKENIGVMLQEIDLIDRLTVRELIELIRSYYASPLSFEELVEISGIQQETLNKMASQLSGGQKRRLGFALSLAGNPEFLVLDEPTVGMDVHGRSSFWKKIRELKQLGKTILFTTHYLQEADEFADRIILFHNGKIIADGKPNAIKEKISFNAVSFLLKEPIPIDFLKNLPSVTNVYIQSERIFVVSKNTDELLRLIFEQQLPVYNIQIEKGSLDDVFKQLTSYEKES comes from the coding sequence ATGGAATCCGTTGTAACGGTCAAAAATGTATCGAAAAAATTTCATGGAAAACAAGTTGTCAATCATGTTTCTTTCACAATTCAAAAGGGGGAAATCGTAGCGATTCTCGGACCGAATGGTGCTGGGAAAACGACAACGATGAGGATGCTCCTCGGCCTTCTCCTTCCGACTACAGGTAGTGCCACAATCTTCAACTCGCAGCCGACACAATTAAAAGTAAAAGAAAACATCGGGGTCATGCTTCAAGAAATTGATTTAATTGATCGTTTAACCGTTCGTGAGTTGATTGAACTCATTCGAAGTTATTATGCTTCGCCGTTATCGTTCGAAGAGCTTGTAGAAATTTCTGGAATTCAACAGGAAACATTGAACAAGATGGCAAGTCAATTGTCAGGGGGACAAAAACGAAGACTCGGATTCGCCCTTTCCTTAGCGGGAAATCCGGAATTTTTAGTCTTAGATGAACCAACTGTTGGGATGGATGTTCACGGAAGAAGCTCATTTTGGAAGAAAATTCGTGAATTAAAGCAACTTGGGAAGACCATTCTTTTCACCACTCATTACTTACAAGAAGCGGATGAATTTGCGGACCGAATCATCCTTTTTCACAACGGAAAGATCATCGCTGATGGAAAACCAAATGCAATCAAAGAGAAAATTAGCTTCAATGCTGTATCATTTTTGTTGAAGGAACCTATTCCTATTGATTTTCTTAAAAACCTCCCTTCTGTCACCAATGTTTATATCCAATCAGAACGAATATTTGTTGTGTCAAAAAATACAGATGAACTCTTACGCTTAATTTTTGAACAACAACTCCCGGTCTATAACATTCAAATTGAAAAAGGAAGCTTAGATGACGTCTTTAAACAATTAACGTCATATGAAAAGGAGTCATAG
- the menD gene encoding 2-succinyl-5-enolpyruvyl-6-hydroxy-3-cyclohexene-1-carboxylic-acid synthase, whose amino-acid sequence MLSHQRDLTRFIGAFVDELAKSGIRKVVVSPGSRSTPIAMLLAEHPHIKTIVHIDERSAAFFALGIAKSTNEPVALLCTSGTAAANYYPAIAEAYYYRVPLLAITADRPHELRDVGAPQTMDQVDLYGKHVKWFVDMPIPESSEKMVRYVREVCSRAVYTAKARPFGPVHINFPIREPLIPDLEDPQKFSAGSRKHVPLSIGRKMGTDEMLQSFGKDWPEKGVIVCGPMEYIDENFQREIIQVAKKFGYPILADPLSNLRSGSLEKEEIIDTYDSFFRNENVRHGLKPEIVIRFGAMPVSKPLLFYLQDHQDVPQYVVDGGMGWRDPAGSASQMIYCDETAFCEMLLNSIDHSSMRPKHWLKRWVKMNNRVKKQLDVISIDDLSEGKIAHQLTELLPDQACVMVGNSMPIRDVDTYFHRTDKSIKLLGNRGLNGIDGIVSTALGASLSEEHTYLLIGDLSFYHDLNGLLAAKQYGLKLTVILINNNGGGIFSMLPQAKHPSHFESLFGTPINLSFEYATRLYGAKYEKVETWSDFSNAMEKAKTDEGLTVIEVITDRRKNAEIRRRVMEAVVQEIDYLE is encoded by the coding sequence ATGTTGAGTCATCAACGTGATTTAACGAGATTTATTGGAGCTTTTGTGGACGAATTGGCTAAATCCGGTATACGGAAAGTCGTTGTTAGTCCCGGTTCACGATCGACGCCAATTGCGATGCTTTTGGCCGAACATCCCCATATTAAAACAATCGTTCACATCGACGAGCGGTCGGCAGCTTTTTTCGCCCTTGGCATTGCAAAATCGACGAATGAACCGGTCGCCCTTCTTTGTACATCGGGAACGGCTGCGGCAAATTATTATCCGGCTATTGCAGAAGCATATTATTACCGAGTACCTCTTTTGGCGATTACCGCTGATCGTCCCCATGAATTACGGGATGTCGGTGCACCACAAACGATGGATCAAGTGGATTTGTATGGAAAGCATGTAAAATGGTTTGTCGATATGCCCATTCCGGAAAGTTCAGAGAAGATGGTTCGTTACGTTCGAGAAGTTTGCTCTAGGGCTGTATATACGGCAAAGGCGCGACCATTCGGACCAGTCCATATTAATTTTCCAATACGCGAACCTTTAATCCCTGATTTGGAAGATCCGCAGAAATTTTCAGCCGGATCAAGAAAACACGTTCCACTTAGTATAGGGAGAAAAATGGGTACGGATGAAATGCTCCAATCGTTCGGTAAGGATTGGCCGGAAAAAGGGGTGATCGTTTGTGGGCCGATGGAATATATAGACGAAAACTTCCAAAGGGAAATCATCCAAGTGGCTAAGAAATTCGGTTATCCGATTCTCGCCGACCCGCTTTCGAATTTGCGAAGCGGATCTTTGGAAAAGGAAGAAATTATCGATACATATGATTCGTTTTTCCGTAATGAAAATGTTCGCCACGGTCTCAAACCGGAAATCGTAATCCGTTTTGGAGCGATGCCCGTTTCCAAGCCGTTACTTTTTTATTTACAAGACCATCAGGACGTTCCTCAATATGTCGTCGACGGTGGAATGGGTTGGCGTGATCCAGCAGGCAGCGCTTCGCAAATGATTTATTGTGATGAAACAGCCTTCTGTGAAATGTTGTTAAACAGTATCGACCACTCGTCGATGCGCCCGAAACATTGGTTAAAACGGTGGGTGAAAATGAATAATCGGGTGAAAAAACAATTGGATGTAATTTCTATTGATGATTTAAGTGAAGGAAAAATCGCCCATCAGTTAACGGAACTTTTGCCGGATCAAGCTTGTGTAATGGTCGGAAATAGTATGCCGATTCGGGATGTAGATACGTATTTTCATCGGACGGATAAATCGATTAAACTACTAGGAAACCGAGGATTAAACGGCATCGATGGGATCGTTTCGACAGCCCTCGGAGCGAGTCTTTCGGAGGAGCATACGTATTTATTAATTGGTGATTTAAGTTTTTACCACGATTTAAACGGTTTGTTAGCTGCAAAACAATACGGGTTAAAGTTGACGGTTATTCTTATCAATAATAACGGAGGCGGTATTTTTTCAATGCTTCCTCAGGCGAAACATCCGTCCCATTTTGAATCCCTTTTTGGCACCCCGATAAATTTATCCTTTGAATATGCAACGCGTTTATACGGAGCAAAATATGAGAAAGTAGAAACGTGGTCCGATTTTTCCAACGCGATGGAAAAAGCGAAAACGGATGAAGGATTAACGGTCATCGAAGTGATTACAGATCGAAGGAAAAATGCAGAAATTCGTCGAAGGGTAATGGAAGCTGTTGTCCAAGAAATCGATTATCTTGAATAA
- a CDS encoding YwiC-like family protein, producing MKLVIPKQHGAWAMLVIPFLLNMFASHPKWGHLFLFFAWLFFYLATYSFLQMIKLRKQNLYMKSFILFFIFALLFVSVPLFNEPALFYFGLSLLPLFCINVYYTKTKNERAFLNDVIAIINFGIGGLASFYYGAHTIDETATLLFSLHFFYFFGTILYVKTMIREKRNIRYKYYSWVYHVGIVFVLLLFQHYAFALAFLPSAVRAIVLYGKKIAMKTLGMVEILNAVYFFFIIIIFGV from the coding sequence ATGAAACTCGTCATCCCAAAGCAACACGGTGCGTGGGCGATGCTAGTCATCCCTTTTCTTTTAAATATGTTTGCCAGTCATCCAAAGTGGGGACATCTTTTCCTTTTTTTCGCATGGCTTTTCTTTTATTTAGCGACATATTCATTCTTACAAATGATAAAATTGCGGAAACAGAATTTGTATATGAAATCTTTTATCCTTTTTTTCATTTTCGCCTTACTTTTCGTATCCGTTCCTTTGTTTAACGAACCGGCTTTATTTTATTTTGGTTTATCCTTACTTCCATTATTTTGTATCAATGTATATTATACAAAAACGAAAAATGAACGGGCGTTTCTTAACGATGTCATTGCCATCATTAATTTCGGTATCGGTGGACTAGCGAGCTTTTATTACGGGGCCCATACAATCGATGAAACGGCGACGCTCCTTTTTTCCCTTCATTTTTTCTATTTCTTCGGAACGATTCTTTATGTAAAAACGATGATTCGAGAAAAACGAAACATCCGCTATAAATATTATTCATGGGTTTATCACGTTGGAATTGTGTTCGTACTTCTTCTTTTTCAACATTATGCCTTTGCACTTGCTTTCTTACCGAGTGCCGTCCGCGCGATCGTTCTTTACGGAAAAAAAATAGCGATGAAAACGCTCGGTATGGTAGAGATTTTAAATGCCGTCTACTTCTTTTTTATAATCATTATTTTTGGCGTATAA
- a CDS encoding DMT family transporter — translation MNQPKWNPYVLVVIGVLSVSTSAIFVKLSTAPSGIIAFYRLFFSVLIILPFFLWNHRTETKNITGRDFVFSIIAGVFLAFHFILWFESLNYTSVASSTVLVTLQPLFSFVGTYFFYKESLTPLMILSGIIAIMGSVIISWGDFALSTKALFGDFLALIACALITGYLLFGQTVRKRLSLTTYTFIVYSISSITLLFYVFVQHLPLFSYSGENWLYFVLLAIFPTLFGHSLFNWSIKWISTNVVSMMILLEPVGATLLAYFILDEKVRLSQWIGGIIVLIGLGLFSYRGKKNEQETQNHL, via the coding sequence ATGAATCAACCTAAATGGAATCCGTATGTACTCGTCGTCATCGGCGTCCTATCCGTTTCTACATCGGCGATTTTCGTAAAATTGTCAACTGCGCCATCGGGGATCATCGCCTTTTATCGTCTTTTTTTCTCTGTTCTTATTATTCTACCATTTTTTCTATGGAATCATCGTACAGAAACGAAGAATATAACAGGAAGGGATTTCGTTTTTTCAATCATTGCAGGGGTGTTTTTAGCCTTTCATTTCATATTATGGTTCGAATCATTGAATTACACGTCTGTGGCCAGTTCAACCGTCCTCGTCACATTACAACCGTTGTTTTCCTTCGTCGGTACATATTTCTTTTACAAAGAATCGTTAACACCTTTAATGATTTTAAGCGGAATCATCGCGATCATGGGGAGTGTTATTATTAGTTGGGGAGACTTTGCCTTAAGTACCAAAGCCCTTTTCGGTGACTTTTTGGCATTAATCGCCTGCGCACTAATAACCGGTTATTTATTGTTCGGTCAAACGGTACGAAAAAGACTTTCCCTTACCACCTATACGTTCATCGTTTATTCCATTAGTTCCATCACATTACTATTTTATGTTTTTGTTCAACATCTCCCGTTATTTTCGTATAGTGGTGAAAACTGGTTATATTTTGTACTTTTGGCGATCTTCCCGACGTTGTTTGGCCATTCGTTATTTAACTGGTCAATAAAATGGATCAGTACGAATGTCGTGTCAATGATGATCTTATTGGAACCAGTAGGGGCTACCCTTTTGGCCTATTTCATTTTGGACGAAAAGGTCCGGTTATCCCAATGGATCGGGGGAATCATCGTATTAATTGGATTAGGACTTTTTTCGTACCGGGGAAAGAAGAATGAGCAGGAGACGCAAAATCATTTATAA
- a CDS encoding helix-turn-helix transcriptional regulator produces MKNRIKQLREEKKLSQGKLAELCNVSRQTINAIENNKYDPSLPLAFKISETLGFPIEEIFIFKERKEKKK; encoded by the coding sequence ATGAAAAATCGAATCAAACAATTACGAGAGGAAAAAAAATTGTCCCAAGGAAAATTGGCTGAATTATGCAACGTCAGTCGACAAACGATCAATGCCATTGAAAATAATAAGTATGATCCGAGCCTACCTCTTGCTTTTAAAATTTCAGAAACATTAGGATTTCCGATTGAAGAAATTTTCATATTTAAGGAGAGGAAGGAGAAGAAAAAATGA
- a CDS encoding 1,4-dihydroxy-2-naphthoate polyprenyltransferase encodes MHQGIQTTVQKGKKDWRVWWKMTRPHTLTASFVPVTLGTVMAMEITDINFSVFFAMLLASLFIQAATNMFNEYYDFKKGLDTKESVGIGGTIVRDGVHPKVVKNLAWTFIGISVLLGIYICASSSWWIALVGTISILVGYLYTGGPLPIAYTPFGELLSGLFMGINIILISFFIQTGTITTMSILVSVPITILIGAINLSNNIRDLDGDEKNGRKTLAILVGREKAIYILAAMFTFSYLWILYLILFHGLTLWASIVFISLPKPFTAVKGYIGKTVPAEMMPAMKATAQTNTFFGVLLSIAFLLSYYL; translated from the coding sequence ATGCATCAAGGAATCCAAACGACGGTACAGAAGGGAAAAAAAGACTGGCGTGTTTGGTGGAAAATGACTAGACCACATACGTTAACCGCATCCTTTGTTCCTGTAACACTCGGTACAGTAATGGCGATGGAGATTACCGATATCAATTTTTCCGTTTTTTTTGCAATGTTGCTCGCTAGTCTTTTCATCCAAGCAGCAACGAATATGTTTAACGAATATTACGATTTCAAAAAGGGACTGGATACAAAAGAATCTGTCGGAATCGGCGGGACGATTGTAAGGGACGGTGTTCACCCGAAAGTCGTAAAAAACTTAGCTTGGACGTTTATCGGCATTTCCGTATTACTCGGGATTTATATATGCGCTTCTAGCAGTTGGTGGATCGCTTTAGTCGGTACGATTTCTATTCTTGTTGGATATTTGTATACTGGTGGACCTTTACCAATCGCCTATACCCCCTTTGGTGAACTGTTATCCGGACTTTTTATGGGAATTAATATTATTTTAATCTCTTTTTTCATTCAAACGGGGACGATTACAACAATGAGTATTCTCGTATCCGTGCCAATTACGATTTTAATCGGTGCCATCAATTTATCAAACAATATTCGGGATTTAGACGGGGATGAAAAAAATGGAAGAAAAACCCTCGCTATTTTAGTAGGGAGGGAGAAAGCGATTTACATTTTAGCTGCGATGTTTACCTTTTCGTATTTATGGATACTTTATTTAATTCTTTTCCACGGATTAACACTTTGGGCCTCCATCGTATTCATTAGCCTTCCGAAACCGTTTACTGCGGTGAAAGGGTATATCGGAAAAACAGTTCCAGCTGAAATGATGCCAGCGATGAAAGCAACGGCGCAAACGAATACATTTTTCGGAGTATTACTTTCCATCGCTTTTCTTCTTTCCTATTATTTATAA